The Porites lutea chromosome 4, jaPorLute2.1, whole genome shotgun sequence genome contains a region encoding:
- the LOC140935334 gene encoding zinc metalloproteinase nas-15-like, with protein MILTDAQRMAAILGDDVSKTGLGRASIRKNLWPGAVLIYQLDPAIERDSRAMAAINKAMELWRTQTCVRFKKRTNENAYVYVHIGSGCTSYVGKTGQRQMLSLARGCWYTATVAHEFGHALGFYHEQSRPDRDDYVIINWNNIQQGLAFAFNKYPRSTIDSLGTPYDYGSVMHYEGFAFSKNRRPTIVAKRQGVTLGNRKGPSTIDVKQMNLLYKCSGGGCDDKNVNCSNWAKKGYCKGRYERWMSTNCPKSCKKC; from the exons ATGATCCTTACGGATGCTCAGCGAATGGCAGCCATCCTCGGTGATGACGTCAGCAAAACAGGATTAGGCAGGGCGTCTATTCGTAAGAATCTGTGGCCTGGGGCAGTACTTATCTATCAGCTGGATCCAGCCATAG AACGAGATTCTAGAGCAATGGCAGCTATCAATAAAGCGATGGAATTATGGAGAACCCAAACTTGTGTGCGGTTCAAGAAAAGAACAAACGAAAATGCCTACGTATACGTTCACATTGGCAGTGG ttgtACTTCGTATGTGGGCAAAACTGGACAAAGGCAAATGTTATCCCTCGCCAGAGGTTGCTGGTACACAGCCACAGTTGCACATGAATTCG GTCATGCCTTGGGATTCTACCATGAACAGTCTCGTCCTGATCGCGACGATTATGTAATAATTAACTGGAATAACATACAACAAG GACTGGCGTTTGCATTTAACAAGTATCCACGCTCCACTATCGATTCCCTTGGCACGCCATACGACTACGGAAGCGTGATGCACTACGAAGGTTTCGCTTTTAGCAAAAACAGGCGACCAACCATTGTTGCTAAGCGACAGGGG GTTACGCTTGGTAACAGGAAGGGCCCATCCACGATAGATGTAAAGCAGATGAATTTGTTGTACAAGTGTAGTGGAGGAG GTTGTGATGATAAGAATGTCAACTGTTCTAACTGGGCGAAGAAAGGCTACTGCAAGGGCCGATATGAACGCTGGATGTCAACAAACTGTCCAAAAAGCTGCAAAAAATGCTAA